Proteins encoded by one window of Actinocorallia herbida:
- the katG gene encoding catalase/peroxidase HPI yields the protein MRSWRRKHRAERRTDVSRSESENPVIPSPEVTRTRPRGNRDWWPDQLDLQVLHQHRARSGPLGEDFDYAEEFATLDLDALKQDVLALMTDSRDWWPADYGHYGPLFIRMSWHAAGTYRIDDGRGGGGRGAQRFAPLNSWPDNASLDKARRLLWPVKQKYGRKISWADLLVFTGNCALESMGFKTFGFGFGREDIWEPEEIFWGPEDTWLGDERYSGDRELTGSLAAVQMGLIYVNPEGPNGEPDPLASARDIRETFGRMAMNDEETVALIAGGHTFGKCHGAVDPQYIGPEPEACPLEQQGLGWKNVHGTGKGGDALTSGLEGAWTTEPTKWDNGYLDHLFGYDWELTTSPAGAKQWTPTDPAAGSAVPDAHDPAKRHAPIMLTSDIALKFDPVYAPIARRFHENPDELREAFGKAWYKLLHRDMGPLSRYLGPWVPEPQPWQDPVPAVDHELVADADIASLKATILASGPSVSQLVTTAWAAAASFRGTDKRGGANGARIRLEPQRSWEINDLPEVTETVRTLERIQQDFNGAQSGGTRVSLADLIVLGGCAAVEQAAKNAGHDITVPFAPGRADASQEQTDVESFAVLEPRADGFRNYVREGEKLSPETLLLDRASLLTLTATEMTVLIGGMRALNTGFRQSAHGALTHRPETLTNDFFVNLLDMSTEWKPSTAEENVFDGRDRVTGEPKWTATAVDLVFGAHSQLRALAEVYASHDAQEQFVRDFTAAWTKVMNLDRFDLA from the coding sequence GTGCGGTCGTGGCGACGGAAACACCGAGCAGAGAGAAGGACTGACGTGTCCCGGAGCGAGAGCGAGAACCCGGTAATCCCCTCCCCAGAGGTCACGCGGACGCGGCCGAGGGGGAACCGGGACTGGTGGCCGGATCAGCTGGACCTTCAGGTGCTCCATCAGCACCGTGCGCGGTCCGGTCCGCTGGGTGAGGACTTCGACTACGCCGAGGAATTCGCCACGCTCGACCTCGACGCGCTGAAACAGGACGTCCTCGCTCTGATGACGGACTCGCGGGACTGGTGGCCCGCCGACTACGGCCACTACGGGCCGCTCTTCATCCGGATGAGCTGGCACGCCGCGGGGACCTACCGCATCGACGACGGCCGGGGCGGCGGCGGCCGGGGCGCCCAGCGGTTCGCCCCCCTCAACAGCTGGCCGGACAACGCGAGCCTCGACAAGGCGCGGCGCCTGCTCTGGCCGGTCAAGCAGAAGTACGGCCGGAAGATCTCCTGGGCCGACCTCCTGGTCTTCACCGGCAACTGCGCCCTGGAATCGATGGGGTTCAAGACCTTCGGATTCGGTTTCGGGCGAGAGGACATCTGGGAACCCGAGGAGATCTTCTGGGGGCCCGAGGACACCTGGCTCGGCGACGAGCGCTACAGCGGAGACAGGGAGCTCACCGGGAGCCTGGCCGCCGTGCAGATGGGCCTGATCTACGTCAATCCGGAGGGGCCCAACGGCGAGCCCGATCCGCTGGCGTCCGCCAGGGACATCCGCGAGACGTTCGGGCGCATGGCGATGAACGACGAGGAGACCGTCGCGCTCATCGCCGGCGGCCACACGTTCGGCAAGTGCCATGGCGCGGTCGATCCTCAGTACATCGGCCCGGAGCCCGAGGCATGCCCGCTGGAGCAGCAGGGTCTCGGCTGGAAGAACGTGCACGGCACCGGCAAGGGCGGCGACGCGCTCACCAGCGGGCTCGAGGGCGCATGGACCACCGAGCCGACGAAGTGGGACAACGGGTACCTGGACCACCTGTTCGGCTACGACTGGGAGCTGACCACGAGCCCCGCCGGCGCCAAGCAGTGGACGCCCACCGATCCGGCGGCCGGAAGTGCCGTGCCCGACGCCCACGATCCGGCGAAAAGGCACGCTCCCATCATGCTGACCTCGGACATCGCGCTGAAGTTCGATCCGGTCTACGCGCCGATCGCGAGGCGTTTCCACGAGAACCCGGACGAGCTCAGGGAGGCGTTCGGCAAGGCCTGGTACAAGCTGCTGCACCGCGACATGGGACCCCTCTCGCGCTACCTCGGCCCCTGGGTCCCCGAGCCCCAGCCGTGGCAGGATCCGGTGCCCGCCGTCGATCACGAACTCGTCGCCGACGCCGACATCGCCTCCCTCAAGGCCACGATCCTCGCCTCGGGACCGTCCGTCTCCCAACTGGTCACCACCGCTTGGGCCGCGGCGGCGAGCTTCCGCGGCACCGACAAGCGCGGCGGGGCCAACGGGGCGAGGATCCGGCTCGAACCGCAACGGAGCTGGGAGATCAACGACCTGCCCGAGGTGACCGAGACTGTGCGGACCCTTGAGCGGATCCAGCAGGACTTCAACGGCGCGCAGTCCGGCGGGACGCGCGTCTCGCTCGCGGACCTGATCGTCCTGGGCGGATGCGCGGCCGTCGAGCAGGCCGCGAAGAACGCCGGGCACGACATCACCGTCCCGTTCGCACCGGGCCGCGCCGACGCCTCGCAGGAGCAGACCGACGTGGAGTCGTTCGCCGTGCTCGAGCCCAGGGCGGACGGGTTCCGCAACTACGTCCGTGAGGGAGAGAAGCTGTCGCCGGAGACGCTCCTGCTGGACCGCGCCAGCCTGCTGACGCTCACCGCCACCGAGATGACCGTCCTGATCGGCGGCATGCGCGCCCTGAACACCGGCTTCCGGCAGTCCGCCCACGGCGCCCTCACCCACCGCCCGGAGACCCTGACCAACGACTTCTTCGTCAACCTGCTCGACATGTCCACGGAGTGGAAGCCGTCCACCGCCGAAGAAAACGTCTTCGACGGCCGCGACCGCGTCACCGGCGAACCCAAATGGACCGCCACCGCCGTGGACCTCGTCTTCGGCGCGCACTCCCAGCTCCGAGCCCTCGCCGAGGTCTACGCCTCCCACGACGCCCAAGAGCAGTTCGTCCGCGACTTCACCGCAGCCTGGACCAAGGTGATGAACCTAGACCGCTTCGACCTCGCATAG
- a CDS encoding ATP-binding protein yields MRVKYFNTAGPCDPELHYMLPAGPRLPQARELIEMDRYFVVHAPRQTGKTTTLGVLELELRAEGSAVALTVSCEAASVAGDDFGAAELVLLDDLREAARSAGLEGAELPPEPWPEAAPGARLGAALSAWAARCPRPLVLFFDEIDAMRGQSLLSVLRQLRNGHNMRPKRHPFPNAVALCGLRDVRDYKAASGGEPSRLGTASPFNISVRSLRMGDFTCEEVAGLYAQHTAATGQEFRPEAVARAFEVTCGQPWLVNALAYEITREMRIPPEDPITAEHVDQARERLIRARATHLDSLVAKLQEPRVRRVMEPMIAGTFSYADDTFDDDVSYVRDLGLIAQGLPLRVANPIYREVVLRVLGGPAESFVLAEPRSFVLPDGRFDLPRLLREFTGFWREHGEVLVRGTVYHEAACHIVLMAYLQRLVNGGGYLDREYATGTGRLDVLIRWPYQGPDGDRRVQREALEVKLWHPGRPDPHDQGLEQLDGYLDRLGLDTGVLVVFDRRPQAPAWHERTTLGSAATPRGRKVTVLRA; encoded by the coding sequence GTGCGCGTGAAGTACTTCAACACCGCTGGTCCCTGCGACCCGGAACTGCATTACATGCTGCCGGCCGGACCTCGGCTGCCGCAGGCGCGTGAGCTGATCGAGATGGACCGGTACTTCGTCGTCCACGCACCGCGCCAGACGGGGAAGACGACCACGCTGGGGGTGCTGGAGCTTGAGCTCAGGGCGGAGGGCTCCGCGGTCGCGCTGACCGTGTCGTGCGAGGCGGCCTCTGTTGCCGGGGACGACTTCGGTGCGGCCGAACTGGTCCTCCTTGACGACCTGCGTGAAGCCGCTCGGAGTGCGGGGCTGGAGGGGGCGGAGCTGCCGCCTGAGCCTTGGCCGGAGGCTGCGCCGGGCGCCCGGCTGGGTGCGGCGCTCAGTGCTTGGGCGGCCCGGTGTCCGCGGCCGCTCGTGTTGTTCTTCGACGAGATCGACGCGATGCGAGGGCAGAGCCTGCTGTCGGTGCTGCGGCAGCTCCGCAACGGCCACAACATGCGCCCGAAGCGCCATCCGTTTCCCAACGCGGTGGCGCTGTGCGGCCTGCGGGATGTCCGCGACTACAAAGCCGCGTCCGGTGGTGAACCTTCCAGGCTGGGGACGGCCAGTCCGTTCAACATCTCGGTGAGGTCGCTGCGGATGGGTGACTTCACCTGCGAGGAGGTCGCCGGGCTGTACGCCCAGCACACGGCCGCCACCGGGCAGGAGTTCCGCCCCGAAGCCGTCGCCCGGGCGTTCGAGGTGACCTGTGGTCAGCCTTGGCTGGTCAACGCGCTCGCCTATGAGATCACCCGCGAGATGCGGATTCCGCCGGAAGATCCGATCACCGCCGAGCATGTCGATCAGGCCAGGGAACGGCTGATCCGGGCCCGCGCCACCCATCTGGACTCCCTCGTCGCCAAGCTCCAGGAACCTCGGGTCCGGCGGGTGATGGAGCCGATGATCGCCGGCACCTTCTCCTACGCCGACGACACCTTCGACGACGATGTCAGCTATGTCCGGGACCTCGGCCTGATCGCGCAAGGGCTTCCGCTGCGGGTGGCCAATCCGATCTACCGTGAGGTGGTCCTGCGGGTGCTCGGTGGCCCGGCCGAGAGTTTCGTGCTGGCCGAGCCGCGGAGTTTCGTCCTGCCCGACGGGCGTTTCGATCTGCCGCGTCTGCTCCGGGAGTTCACCGGTTTCTGGCGTGAGCACGGAGAGGTCCTGGTCCGGGGCACGGTCTACCACGAGGCGGCCTGCCACATCGTGCTGATGGCCTACCTGCAGCGTCTGGTCAACGGCGGCGGCTACCTCGACCGCGAGTACGCCACCGGAACGGGGCGCTTGGACGTCCTCATCCGCTGGCCGTATCAGGGCCCCGATGGCGACCGCCGGGTGCAGCGTGAGGCGCTGGAGGTGAAGCTGTGGCATCCCGGCCGCCCCGACCCGCACGACCAGGGCCTGGAACAGCTCGACGGCTACCTCGACCGGCTCGGTCTGGACACCGGCGTCCTCGTCGTCTTCGACCGCCGCCCGCAAGCCCCGGCCTGGCACGAGAGAACGACCCTCGGTTCCGCCGCGACGCCCCGGGGCCGCAAGGTCACCGTCCTGCGCGCCTGA
- a CDS encoding thiamine pyrophosphate-binding protein, which translates to MSASAPASAAARSSSRTFSITSTSPSSATRVLRFTDGREPDHNQGNRHMKVDRRHAPVDAREEVRTRLPPGRGSARPVSRAALHLPGCGRWEALRCRSGWPSHYSREGVLSILRALAAPLSEPVSSSSGRVPEASPKAATLAPAARLINTAKRGLLDFRHEAAAVNAADGYARVTGGLAVAAVTGRPGFANGFAGIRSDAPHSPLCLVAELGFVRWRTLDEVAVRSFAQTSRAASPGSPVLGHSFRSRPGDPRSPHERPSRPRAQAHTRSPLRPVQGSARWPMRASRGTSAEPGRLWCPSPRPAAVVFTTPAFADSSVLIPVTTPPARTP; encoded by the coding sequence ATGTCGGCGTCCGCGCCCGCCAGCGCGGCGGCGCGCAGCTCTTCCCGCACTTTCTCGATCACTTCGACGAGCCCGAGTTCAGCCACGCGTGTCCTCCGCTTCACGGACGGCCGGGAGCCCGATCATAACCAGGGAAACCGGCACATGAAGGTGGATCGCCGTCATGCGCCGGTCGACGCCCGCGAGGAGGTCAGGACGCGGCTGCCTCCCGGGCGAGGAAGCGCTCGACCGGTCAGCAGGGCTGCTCTCCATCTGCCTGGGTGCGGCAGATGGGAGGCCCTGCGGTGCCGATCGGGTTGGCCGTCGCACTACTCGAGGGAAGGCGTGCTATCAATCCTTCGCGCTTTGGCGGCTCCGCTCTCGGAACCGGTCTCGAGTTCCTCAGGTCGGGTGCCCGAAGCCAGTCCCAAGGCCGCCACGCTTGCCCCCGCGGCCCGGCTCATCAATACCGCCAAACGCGGGCTGCTGGACTTCCGGCACGAGGCCGCGGCGGTCAACGCCGCCGACGGCTACGCCCGCGTCACCGGCGGGCTCGCGGTCGCCGCGGTGACCGGCCGCCCCGGCTTCGCAAACGGCTTCGCCGGCATACGGTCCGATGCGCCGCACTCTCCGCTCTGTCTTGTCGCTGAGCTCGGTTTCGTCCGTTGGCGGACCCTCGATGAGGTCGCCGTGCGCAGTTTCGCGCAGACCAGCAGAGCGGCATCGCCCGGGTCGCCGGTCCTCGGACATTCCTTCCGCTCCCGCCCTGGCGATCCGCGCTCACCGCATGAGCGGCCGTCGCGGCCCCGAGCGCAAGCCCACACCCGAAGCCCTCTTCGCCCGGTTCAGGGTTCGGCCAGATGGCCGATGAGGGCTTCGCGGGGGACGTCGGCCGAACCTGGACGGCTTTGGTGCCCGTCACCCCGACCAGCCGCCGTCGTGTTCACCACACCGGCGTTCGCCGACTCCTCGGTTCTGATCCCCGTGACGACCCCGCCGGCGCGCACTCCGTGA
- a CDS encoding S1 family peptidase, whose product MIDAIEHRFVEVLAMWRTAEGRSRWEQASGLLIDGRHVLTSQHAIPAGTLRITVRHLLPDGTKQTWSATTRLTGDPGHADLALLALDEDAGPLPPVGFARISGGGDRAATLDDCHAVGFPAFMERGKGTQRVRYQAHVSGRIPVFQIPGPGLRTLRTTHTPDQERLPASGSTLAGTPWSGMSGAAVIAGGHVVGVVSEHAPRQGASDLTIVPITLIDNLPDAAAWWDVLGTSADALPMLPAAAKAHETAHVGRPLGEWKPVRDLQVSPAIRTADAPADALPYYVPREHDRELRERLGQAKFEPVFVVLLGLPYVGKSRAAYEAVTECFPDWRLFRPLHPDELVAALRDRRIGPRTVIWLDDAAKHIFHGEAGGRAAALLRSFLYELDATHPRSVAVVATMWTREWDRLRDRDISPATSALLSPDLAIDVQKDFSSADFVAVRQAAEHDSRIRQAIEAEGESGELALHLAGGIVQVEQFRTAGPVPKAIIRAVLDAGQVGVKSPLDTEFLRRAVPGYLTARELLGWQDAFEAYIARILRPSDIPGALQPVPVREPTDGPPLFHPADYLVYHYEDHRDAPISPELWDVLREWATENSDRDRIALDAGLRGYRRLSTLFWSTAADGSPRPVSKYAREKIDQMARFPPAYFAEDVPNLRHPWPAPADDDWVFPIAYNAAMTAFAMISVFSPTAAVWLFLVAGVLYLAIRYVFLSNPWTQAGLLRRSSALWELSYRWAERGGAVAERKAVEAARAAVHGSKPRRAPGAEEDPVDFADVPHRLRLACLEESLGGHERAVALFPPEEPVADLCLDSRPSDLPVDLAWRRGSPPDVLLRAGRPAAALDWLRRASSAQWDPKVQIAIMELLCRLERIEELVGCVEEFPPPDHRVTADVVSRLIAHGEHAKAVQWLCPREDRWFGASVPARTAIMSLVAHLEEIGETASAAELLRAHLPEPSHYRRTSAPDGSYRLRLALLLAGAGATEEAARLYSPPADADGSTVVDVVSEHLIYLARLGDRVGMSELFDRTCAELDEDSALDVLLEDLTVAFVGARAIIDRATASKIIDGWPTRWRIDVLERVGEYGKARMIIERSMDLLSFSTRELFRGELIRVTYLSGARHEAGLIYAFGSEPGGLPTIPWHPTSTAPDLSADLPEQASYVLQGYVESDWIR is encoded by the coding sequence ATGATCGACGCGATCGAGCACAGGTTCGTCGAGGTCCTCGCGATGTGGCGGACCGCCGAGGGCCGCAGCCGGTGGGAGCAGGCCTCAGGTCTTCTCATCGACGGCCGCCACGTACTGACGTCCCAGCACGCGATTCCCGCCGGGACCCTGCGCATCACCGTCCGCCACCTGCTGCCCGACGGGACCAAGCAGACCTGGTCGGCCACGACCCGGCTCACCGGAGATCCGGGCCACGCCGACCTGGCGCTCCTCGCGCTCGACGAGGACGCGGGTCCGCTGCCCCCGGTCGGGTTCGCGCGGATCAGCGGGGGCGGCGACCGGGCGGCCACGCTTGACGACTGCCACGCGGTGGGCTTCCCGGCGTTCATGGAGCGCGGCAAGGGCACCCAACGGGTGCGGTACCAGGCCCATGTGTCAGGCCGCATCCCGGTCTTCCAGATCCCGGGTCCCGGGCTGCGGACCCTGCGGACCACGCACACTCCCGACCAGGAACGGCTCCCGGCTTCCGGCAGCACACTGGCAGGTACTCCCTGGTCGGGGATGTCCGGTGCGGCCGTCATCGCGGGCGGCCACGTCGTAGGGGTCGTGTCCGAGCACGCGCCCCGCCAGGGCGCCTCCGATCTCACGATCGTGCCCATCACGCTGATCGACAACCTGCCCGACGCCGCCGCCTGGTGGGACGTCCTCGGTACCTCCGCGGACGCCCTCCCGATGCTGCCCGCCGCGGCGAAGGCCCACGAGACCGCTCACGTGGGCAGGCCGCTCGGGGAATGGAAGCCGGTCCGGGACCTCCAAGTGAGTCCGGCGATCAGGACGGCGGACGCGCCGGCCGATGCCCTGCCCTACTACGTGCCTCGCGAACACGACCGCGAGCTGCGCGAAAGGCTGGGACAGGCGAAGTTCGAGCCGGTTTTCGTGGTGCTGCTGGGCCTGCCGTATGTGGGGAAGTCCCGTGCCGCCTACGAGGCGGTCACGGAGTGCTTTCCCGACTGGCGGTTGTTCCGGCCGCTCCACCCGGACGAGCTCGTCGCGGCACTCCGCGACCGCCGGATCGGCCCGCGCACCGTCATCTGGCTGGATGACGCGGCCAAGCACATCTTCCACGGCGAGGCGGGGGGACGGGCCGCCGCGCTCCTGCGATCCTTCCTTTACGAGCTCGACGCAACGCACCCCCGTTCCGTCGCCGTCGTCGCCACGATGTGGACCAGGGAGTGGGACAGGCTGCGCGACCGGGATATATCCCCGGCCACGAGCGCGCTTCTGTCTCCGGACCTCGCCATCGACGTCCAGAAGGACTTCTCCTCCGCGGACTTCGTGGCCGTTCGGCAGGCGGCCGAGCACGACAGCCGCATCAGGCAGGCGATCGAGGCCGAGGGCGAATCCGGCGAATTGGCGCTGCACCTCGCCGGCGGGATCGTCCAGGTCGAGCAGTTCCGCACCGCCGGGCCCGTGCCCAAGGCGATCATTCGAGCGGTCCTGGACGCGGGCCAGGTGGGCGTGAAGTCGCCCCTGGACACCGAGTTCCTGCGCCGCGCCGTACCCGGCTACCTCACCGCGCGGGAACTGCTCGGCTGGCAAGACGCCTTCGAGGCGTACATCGCCCGGATCCTGCGGCCCTCCGACATCCCTGGAGCCCTGCAACCGGTGCCCGTCCGGGAACCGACGGACGGACCTCCGTTGTTCCATCCCGCCGACTACCTCGTCTACCACTACGAGGACCACCGCGACGCCCCGATCAGCCCGGAACTCTGGGACGTCCTCCGCGAGTGGGCGACGGAGAACTCGGACCGCGACAGGATCGCCTTGGACGCGGGCCTGCGCGGATACCGCCGCCTTTCCACCCTTTTCTGGAGCACCGCGGCCGACGGGAGTCCAAGACCGGTCTCCAAGTACGCGCGGGAGAAGATCGACCAGATGGCACGGTTCCCGCCGGCCTATTTCGCGGAGGACGTCCCGAACCTGAGGCACCCGTGGCCCGCCCCGGCCGACGACGACTGGGTGTTCCCCATCGCCTACAACGCGGCGATGACCGCGTTCGCCATGATCTCGGTGTTCTCGCCGACCGCGGCTGTATGGCTCTTCCTCGTGGCCGGCGTGCTCTACCTCGCCATTCGGTACGTGTTCCTCTCAAATCCGTGGACCCAGGCCGGCCTGCTGCGCCGGAGTTCCGCGCTCTGGGAACTGTCCTATCGATGGGCCGAGCGCGGTGGAGCGGTCGCCGAGAGGAAGGCGGTGGAGGCCGCGCGCGCGGCGGTGCACGGCTCGAAGCCTCGCCGCGCTCCCGGGGCGGAGGAGGATCCCGTTGATTTCGCCGATGTTCCGCACAGGTTGAGACTCGCCTGTCTTGAAGAGAGTCTGGGCGGTCATGAGCGTGCCGTCGCCTTGTTCCCTCCGGAGGAGCCGGTCGCGGATCTGTGCCTCGACAGCCGGCCGAGCGACCTTCCGGTGGACTTGGCATGGCGCCGGGGCAGCCCACCTGACGTCCTGCTCCGGGCTGGACGTCCGGCGGCGGCGCTCGACTGGCTCCGCAGGGCGTCCTCGGCGCAGTGGGACCCGAAGGTCCAGATCGCGATCATGGAGCTGCTCTGCCGTCTGGAGCGGATCGAAGAGCTCGTCGGCTGCGTGGAGGAGTTCCCTCCGCCGGACCATCGAGTGACCGCCGACGTCGTCTCGCGGCTCATCGCCCACGGTGAGCACGCGAAGGCCGTGCAGTGGCTGTGTCCGCGGGAGGACCGGTGGTTCGGAGCTTCGGTCCCCGCCCGAACGGCGATCATGTCGTTGGTCGCCCACCTGGAGGAGATCGGCGAGACCGCGTCCGCCGCGGAGCTGCTGCGCGCCCATCTACCGGAGCCTTCGCATTACCGTCGCACCTCTGCCCCGGATGGCAGCTACCGTCTTCGGCTGGCGCTTCTGCTGGCGGGCGCCGGCGCTACGGAGGAGGCCGCTCGGCTGTACTCCCCGCCCGCCGACGCGGACGGCTCCACCGTGGTCGACGTCGTCTCCGAGCACCTGATCTATCTTGCCCGCCTCGGTGACAGGGTAGGCATGTCCGAACTCTTCGACCGGACCTGCGCGGAACTCGACGAGGATTCCGCCCTTGACGTTCTGCTGGAGGATCTCACGGTCGCCTTCGTCGGAGCGCGCGCGATCATAGATCGCGCCACGGCATCGAAGATCATCGATGGCTGGCCGACACGGTGGAGAATCGACGTATTGGAAAGGGTCGGCGAGTACGGCAAAGCACGCATGATCATCGAAAGGTCGATGGATCTCCTGTCGTTCTCCACCCGGGAACTGTTTCGCGGCGAGCTGATCAGGGTCACCTACCTCTCAGGCGCACGGCACGAGGCAGGTCTGATCTACGCCTTCGGCAGCGAGCCCGGCGGCCTCCCCACCATCCCCTGGCACCCCACCTCGACGGCCCCGGACCTCTCCGCCGACCTCCCGGAGCAGGCCTCCTACGTCCTGCAAGGCTACGTAGAGTCCGACTGGATCCGCTGA
- a CDS encoding trypco2 family protein, whose product MAELGLVEVIEKVREELRAAALAGADADIRFPVEQVTLEFQVGIKKIGEGTGKVKIWVIETGATGKIEHDKVQKVTVVLGTPTGPDGELKVSGGSDSAPG is encoded by the coding sequence GTGGCTGAACTCGGGCTCGTCGAAGTGATCGAGAAAGTGCGGGAAGAGCTGCGCGCCGCCGCGCTGGCGGGCGCGGACGCCGACATCCGGTTTCCCGTCGAGCAAGTGACGCTGGAGTTCCAGGTCGGCATCAAGAAGATCGGCGAGGGCACCGGCAAGGTCAAGATCTGGGTGATCGAGACCGGCGCCACGGGGAAGATCGAGCACGACAAGGTGCAGAAGGTCACGGTCGTGCTGGGCACGCCGACCGGCCCCGACGGCGAGCTGAAGGTCTCGGGCGGCTCGGACTCCGCACCGGGTTAG
- a CDS encoding SCO0607 family lipoprotein — protein MRLHRGTGRATAAASRPVKARVGAAALAGAAALAALTGCSGLEYREGICSAGEYPALSVGGTGSACFPDGAEPEAGFARYPDGKVPQEVGDEWDVYWDTRTLDDNGDIIAASDTN, from the coding sequence ATGCGTCTGCACCGCGGTACCGGACGGGCCACCGCCGCCGCCTCCCGCCCCGTGAAGGCCCGCGTCGGCGCGGCCGCGCTCGCGGGTGCCGCCGCCCTCGCGGCACTGACCGGGTGCTCGGGGCTCGAGTACCGGGAGGGCATCTGCAGCGCCGGCGAATATCCCGCTCTGTCCGTGGGAGGCACCGGTTCCGCCTGCTTCCCGGACGGGGCGGAGCCCGAGGCCGGGTTCGCGCGTTACCCCGACGGCAAGGTGCCGCAGGAGGTCGGCGACGAGTGGGACGTCTACTGGGACACCCGCACGCTCGACGACAACGGCGACATCATCGCCGCCTCCGACACGAACTGA
- a CDS encoding GlxA family transcriptional regulator, with translation MYPALDVDPDVLYVGNGRFLTSAVAAAGLDLCLHMIRRDHGSAVAAHAARLSVMPLEREGGQAQFIVHDHAPTPQGSELEELLTWLQENLARDLTLAHIAARAGTSTRTLIRRFRDQTGSTPLQWLHRARIHQAQHLLETTEHSVERIGDQVGFGSATTFRDRFKRTTGVTPQTYRRTFT, from the coding sequence ATGTACCCGGCCCTCGACGTCGACCCGGACGTCCTCTATGTGGGCAACGGCCGGTTCCTCACCTCGGCCGTCGCCGCCGCGGGCCTGGACCTGTGCCTGCACATGATCCGCCGCGACCACGGCTCGGCCGTCGCCGCCCACGCCGCCCGCCTGTCGGTGATGCCGCTCGAACGGGAGGGCGGCCAGGCGCAGTTCATCGTCCACGACCACGCCCCCACCCCGCAGGGCTCCGAACTGGAGGAACTGCTCACCTGGCTCCAGGAGAACCTGGCCCGCGACCTCACCCTCGCCCACATCGCCGCACGAGCCGGAACCAGCACCCGGACCCTGATCCGGCGCTTCCGCGACCAGACCGGGTCCACCCCCCTCCAATGGCTCCACCGAGCCCGCATCCACCAGGCTCAGCACCTCCTCGAAACCACCGAGCACTCCGTGGAACGCATCGGCGACCAGGTCGGCTTCGGCTCAGCCACCACCTTCCGCGACCGCTTCAAACGCACCACCGGCGTCACCCCCCAGACCTACCGCCGCACCTTCACCTGA